Within the Fischerella sp. PCC 9605 genome, the region GTTGGGAAATATCACTTTACATGACTTTGATGTAGGCAATTTAGCAATATGTCATGGCATAAAATCAAGATTTGCAAAGGCTATCTCTTTAGTTGTTTGGGCTTAAGTACAGCTATTTTGGTATGGTTACAGTCTCAGACACAAGCACAATTTATATCTAGTGTTGAACCTATAGAAATTTACCAATTAGCTACTCCCCAAATACTAACCATTCCTCCTATAAGACAATCAGAAATTACTTTTACCACCAAGAGCGAGTCAGTTAATAACCCAAGAGATTTATTAGCACCGCCTCTATTTAATACTTCTATTGTGCGGGAATTTCCTCGTATTTGGCAGATGCGGGTTCCCTTAGATCAGGTTGATTCTCTCTATGCTACCTATGATATTCGAGGTCAAAATGGTAACGATAATGCAATGAGTAATGAGCAACATTCCGATGCAGCGGTTCCAGTTGTTATAGAACCTTTACCTATTATGGAAATTTCCCGTGACCCCAACAGTAATACAGCCGTATTACAAGGAGGTTTCCGATTAAAAATGGATCTTTCTAGTAGTCAGTTTGCAGGTACATATTCTGGAGACTTAACGGTAATAGTAGATCGTCGTTGACCTTCTCTACCTTTGAGACAAAAACATAGTGAGTTGTAGTGTGTTAATGTGAAAAATTTAATTCAGATGTTACAAAAACCTAGAAATATTGCCCTTGGTTTAATTGGAGCATTAGTTCTAGGTGCACCTCCAGCTAATGCCATTAATATTGCTGTATCTCCATCCAGATTCATCCTAGAGATTAGTAGCAAAAAAACACGCTCTCAAGCTGTTCGTGTTGTCAATGTTGATTCTCAGCCAGTTGAACTGAAGGTCTATGTAAAATCATGGGTGCTGAATGAACAAAATAAATTAGAATTAGTTCCGTCTCGTGAGCAGTCTTTAGACCAATGGATTGTTTACACCCCTTCTCGATTTACAATTCCCCCTGGTGGTTCACAAACTATCCGCTTTGCCATTCGTCCTCGCGTCCAGCCACAACAAGGTGAACACCGAGCGGTTTTGTATATCGAAGAAGTTCCTACTAATAATGCACAATCCAAAGGAGTGCAGGTAACTGGACGGCTAGGCGTTGCTATCTATGGCTATGTAGGAGACATTAAGCGAGTTGGGTTATTGAATGCTATTAACGTAGATACTAAATCCGATGCTGTGCGAGCATCCTTTGATATTTCTAGTCAAGGAAATGGCTTTGTCCGTCTGAATGGACAATATGCTGTCTGGCCTGCTGCTCAATATCCAGGTGCTGAGGCTACAAAACCTATAGCTGATTTAGATAAACCAACTCCTAAACTTCCGAAAGAGGTAGTAACAGCTGGCTTCTTACCTGACACACCAGTTTTACCTGACACCCGTCGTCGGATTTTATTACCAATTATCAAAAAATTACCCCCTGGTAATTATGTATTAGACATCAATGGGGAACTGAATGGTGTGGCGATTCAAAAAGGCATACCTTTTACAGTTCCCGTGAATAGTCCAGTGGCTAATAATAGGAGCTCTCGAATTCAGCCCGCTTCACAAAAGCTAAGAGACTCTCTTAAAAATTCTCAAAAACGTAAATAGCTGCTGCTAATTCAAAAGTAGGTTTTTATTCTTCCCAAAAATGATTCTTTAGCCGGGAAGCTTTTTAGGCTACCCATACGAATTTGTGTGCTTTACTTATGTTCTACCAACCTTCTACACTTCCTCCACCAGTTACGATTGTACAGTCTGAGAATACCTCTTGCATAACGCCAGTGGATGCTAGCGTTAGTGAGAAGAATCAGGTAATTGCAGGCACAATAGCAGCTCCTAGCACACCAGAAACCTTACCACCTGAATTTTCCACGGATGGTTCACAGCACTCCTGTACTCAAGCACAACTGGGTGAAAAGGTCGAGAATCAAAGTATCACAGCCAATAACACCACAAATCCAAATAATGATACTGGAAATGCTATAGACCCTGGCAATAAACAACTTAGTAAAAAGGTTGTGGCTCAAAGCACTACAGCATCAGTAACTTCTCTAGAAAACACTCACGCAGATGCCAATCATACTGCTGCTAACACTGATACAAGAAATACAATAGCTGCCGAGCAGCAACAACCTAGTAGTAATAATTTAGTTGCCCAAGAGTCTAAAGCGTCAACACAAAAAAATAATCCAGCACCAAATATTCCTGCTGACAATATTTTAGCTACTGCCAAAAGTTTATTAGTTGGAGTATTTATCAATGAACGGGAAGTTGGGAGTTTAGAGGTTATACCCGAGGGAAATACTTTATTAATTCCACTTGATGATTTTGCCCAAATAGCCGACTTAGAAGTTGAAAAGACCGAAGATAAAATTCAACTGAAGACACCTTTAGGTGTAGTAACTCTGACAGAAGCAGACTTCAAAAAAATTGAAGGTATCACATACATTAGTGATACCTTCTTAAAAGAAAATTTACTCACAAATATAGAGCTAAAAACTTCTGATTTGGCTCTAAATGTTGATTTACCTTGGCGTAGAAGTGGTGGACAATCTGGTCAAGCGATTGACCTGCAACCAGAAGTTAGACCTCCTAGCAGTGGCTTATCAAATTTACGGCAAGAGTTAAATTATCATGATAACTCTGGTAGAACAAATTGGCGTACTTCTACTCTTTTGGGTGGACGTTTAGCAGGTGGTGCGTGGCGTTTACGTCTAGATAATAATTTTGTTAACAATCCTCAGTTATCTGAATATTTTTACTTTAAACGCTCAGGTCAGTTTCTCTATCAGATTGGTAAGCAGCAACTCGCCCTGAATCCTGTGTTGTCAGGATTGAATTTGACAGGGTTGCAATTTGGTTACACGAATCTCTCCGCAGATCGGTTTAATACAAGTTACAGTGCATCTGAGCTTTTACCCCGACGTTCTCAGCCGACACAAACATTTCGTGGCGTTGTTCCTCCAGCTAGTTTTGTGCAATTAAGAGTTGGCGGTGTTGTACTTGCTCAACAACAGGTAGGACTGGGTGGAGAGTATGATTTCCAAGATGTACGTTTACCGATTGGTCAAACTAGTGACATTGAACTTTTGGTATATGAACGCAATAACCTGAGTGTACCAATAGAAATTCGTTCTCTAAGCCTCAATTCTTCAGATTTGTTGTTACCAGCAAGTGGTAATCTCCAGTTGGCGGGTTTAGGTGTAACTGGTAACTGGCTACAAAATAGTTTATTTGATGATTTTAATTCTACTCAGGCAGGTAAGTTTGCAGGTTTCTATCAGATACGTCAAGGTGTTTCTAATGATTTAACTTTGGAAGCCGGTGTACAGGTACTTCCAGAGACTACCCAAGCCCAAGTTGGTTTTGCTTGGCGTTTAGCCAGTCCGTTGATTTTATCAGCTAATGTGGGGACTTCAGCTGGTGAATTGGCTTATAAAGCAGATTTAGATTTTCAGTTAAGTAACTGGCGCATTCTAGGTACTTCTGAGTTGTATCCCAAGGGATATTTAGCGAGTTTTAACACCGATAATGGACGCGATCGCCAAAATCATAGCTTAGATGCTAGCTATAAGTTTAGTGATGATTTTACGCTGGGATTGATCGCTCGCAGTTACCAATCTCTGAATATAGACTCTAGCTATATTTTGCCTACTTTTTTCCTCCGCCCGGCTCGTAACTTATCTTTTAGAGGCTCGCCTAACTATAGCGGAGACTATGTATTTGGTGCTACATATCAACCTACAAGAAATTCTAGACTATTGTTTAACGCCTATGGTGATATATATACATCAGATTTTAGTTATGATCTGAACCGCCAGTATCGCTTATCTTTTGGCACTGAATCTGGTGGCGATTTAGCTACTCGTTATACTTTAACACTTGGTCGCAACGCACAAACTTTATCGGGCTTAAGCTGGCGGTTAGGTCTGGGATATAGAGAGGGAGAAATAGGCCCCTTTGTAGGCGCTAGTATGCGGATACTGCCAGGTTTATTCGCATCGATTGATTATCAAGGCATACCCTCTAGATATAGAAACATTGTTGGTAGTATTGGCGACGATCGCTTGACTATATCACTAATATCAGATTTATCGTTTGCTGGTGGCAGCCTAGCACCAGCTGAGTATAGCTCAATAAGTAAAGACAGAGGTGCGATCGCTGGGCGAATAATTGTCGAAGGTGGCAGAAAGAATACAGACCTGAGTGGAGGTATCATCCAAGTATACAATAACCGTGGTCGCAATGTTGGTGCAGCCAAAATTGACTCTCAAGGTAATTTCTTTGTTGGTAATTTGCGAGAAGGTGTTTATGTGGTGCAACTTGATCCAGACGAGTTACCGATTGAGATCGCACTAAGAAAAACTTCTATAGTTGCTGAGGTAGCCAGTTCTGCTGTTACTAAGTTGGATTTCCCCGTAGGATTAGAATATGGTTTGGCAGGCAGAATTACTGATGTGTCAGGCCAGCCAATGGCACAAGTACAAGTGGAACTCGTCGGTGCTGATGGCAAACCTATTACATCTGCGGTAACAGACGAATCTGGTCTTTATCGTCTCGATGGAGTTCCTGTTGGTAAGTATACATTGCAGATTCCCTCCCAAGATGCTATTGCTGAAGGTAAAAATCTCCCCAAACGTGGGGTAGAAATTCGCAATGATTTTGTCTATGAGCAAAATCTGCAATTACCTATCTCGGCAGCAGCAAGGAAAAATGAGATAAAGGCAAAAGAGTAAACTTGATTGCTTTATTTTCAGAGAACCCCACCCCTTAGGACGTGTTTTCTAACTCTTAGATCCCCCCTAACCCTCCTTAAAAAGGGGGGAAATTTACTTTAAAGTCCACGCCATGTGCTACAACGGGGGGCTTAGGGGCCCCCACGATAGTGGGGTTGGGGGGAAACCCTCCAACGCAGTGGCTCCCCTTTCCAAGGGGGATTTAGGGGTATCTGAAAATCTGGGATAGTGTCAGGAGTAGTTACCCCTCCCCGCTTGCGGGGAGGGGTTATTATCCTGAGTTTTAGTTGCGTAAATTCATAAATAAACTCAGATAAATCAAAAAAGGTTTAAATCAAAGTCACTTGATTTCAGAATTACATTCTGTAACGCTCTTTCTTCTCAGGAAGTTACGGGCAAATTATCAATTGCAAATATTTTGGAGAAATTGTATTACAAGTATTCCGGAGGGCTTTAAGAGTGTACCGCATCCTATTCATATTTGCTCTGATTTTTACTCTTGGATTTTCGGGGTGTCGTTCTGTACATATGACAAATTCTGCCACTGCACCCCTTTTCAATAATCTTGGCAATTACCATCATCCCATTTCCACAAAATCTCAACTTGCCCAACGCTACTTTGACCAAGGGTTAATCCTCGCTTATGGTTTCAACCATGCTGAAGCTGAACGCTCTTTTCGGGAAGCTGCTAAACTCGATCCGGAGTGTGCTATTTGTAACTGGGGAGTTGCCCTTGTCCTTGGCTCAAATATCAATGCTGCTATGGATGATGCGGCTATGTCTCCAACTTGGGAAGCACTTCAAAAGGCGCTACAACTGAGTGGAAAAGCTAGCGAAAAAGAGAAGGCTTATATTCAGGCGTTGACAAAACGCTATTCACAAAAGCCTACGGAAAACCGTAAGTCTTTGGATATCAACTATGCAAACGCAATGCGAGAGGTAGCTAAAACTTACCCAGACGATTTGGACGCTGCAACTCTATTTGCTGAAGCGCTAATGAATACTATGCCTTGGGATTACTGGCAAGAAAACGGTAAACCAAAGCTAGAAACTCAAGAAATACTTACTACATTGGAATCAGTATTAAAACGCAATCCCAACCATCCTGGGGCAAATCATTTATATATTCATGCTGTCGAAGCTGTGCGACCTGAACTAGGTGTGGTAGCAGCCGATCGCCTTGGTAATTTAGTACCGGGTTCCGGACACCTCGTGCATATGCCCTCACATATCTACATCCGCGTTGGGCGATATCACGATGCTGCTATAGCTAACCAACAAGCTATTGCTGCTGACAAGGAATACATTACCCAATACCACAAGCAAGGTATGTATCCTCTAGCCTATGTGCCGCACAATCATCATTTCCTCTGGGCTGCTGCCACAATGGAAGGAAACCAAAAACTCGCTATGCAAGCTGCCTACGATACCGCAGCAATGGCAGATGAAAAGCAAATGCGAGAACCGGGATATGCAACACTACAGCATTACTATTCCATCCCGCTTTATACTCTGACTCGCTTTGGCAAGTGGGATGAAATTTTAGCTGAACCAGCCCCAGCAGACGATTTGAAGTATCCAACCGGAGTTTGGCATTATGCGCGGGGAACTGCCTTGACAGCAAAAGGTCAACTCCAGGAAGCCGCACGGGAACTAGAACATCTGCAAGCGATCGCCGCCGATCCGGCATTGGAAAAAGTCACAATTTGGGATATCAACACCACTGCTAATTTATTGAAAATAGCATCAGAGGTTTTGACTGGTAAACTCGCTGCCAAACAAGGTGATTATGAAAAAGCGATCGCCCATCTCAAAAATGCTGTCAATCTTGAAGACAAGCTCAACTACGACGAACCCCCACCTTGGCATTACCCAGTCCGTCAATCTCTGGGAGCAGTTTTACTGGAGGCTAATAGACCGACAGAAGCTGAAATTGTATATCACGAAGATTTGAAACGCTTTCCAGAAAACGGTTGGTCGCTGGCAGGTCTTGCCAAGAGTTTAGAAGCACAGGGCAAAACCGAAGAAGCTCAAGCAGTGCAAAAGCGCTTTACTGATGCTTGGAAGCATGCTGACTTATCCCTAACTGTAGCGCAGCTTTGATGAAAAGTGGAGACGCAATCAATCGCGTCTCTACTCAGGTGCAAAGAAAATCAAGACTATTGCGAAAATCACAAGAGGCTTTTGTAGTATTAAGTTACATAAATAGTACAAATCCAGATTCAGTTAATGAACAACACTATTTATCAAGTTGAGCAACCAACCCTACAAACACAAAGACTGATTCTTAGACCTTTCACTGTTGCAGATGCACCTTATGTACAACGCTTGGCTGGTGCATGGAAATTGCGGCTATGACCCTGACTATCCCTCATCCCTACGATGATGGTATGGCAGAGGAGTGGATAAAAACTCATCCAGCAGCATTCAAAGAGGGGAAGGATGTTAACTTCGCGATCGCACTACGCAATACAGATGCGTTGTGTGGGGCGATCGGTTTAGGAATCAACCAAGACCATAACCATGCTGAGTTGGGCTACTGGATCGGAAAACCCTATTGGGGGCAAGATTACTGTACGGAAGCAGCAAAGGAAGTGTTGCGATACGGTTTCCAGGTATTGGGGGTGCATCGCATCTGTGCTACTCACTTTCCACGTAACCCTGCATCAGGACGAGTGATGCAAAAAATTGGTATGAAGCTCGAAGGTTATCGGCGTCAGCACGTACTTAAATGGGGTAAATACGAAGACATAATCGACTATGGAATTCTCAAAAGTGACTGGCAGATGAATTTACAAGGTTAATGGTATGCGAATTATTTTTACCAAACACCAAGGCAAGCAGGACTGGATGGAGTGTAGACGCGATGATGGTAATTCCACGCGATGTCCAATGGCTAAACAAGGTATTTTGCCGCATGATTTTATTCACTACGTTGTTGAAGATACGCTGAATTTGAGACGAGGATTTTACGGTTGGGAGGATAATGAAAAATACGTTTTCAATTTGACAAGAATAGGATATCAAGCAGATGCTGCTCAATGAGCGCTATCGAGTGATTCAGACTCTGGGAAGCGGTGGATTTGGAGAGACTTTTTTAGCGGAAGATACCCAGATGCCTTCTGGTCGCCGCTGTGTAATAAAACAGCTCAAACCGATTCAGAATAATCCCCATATTTACCAATTAGTGCAAGAGCGGTTTCAGCGAGAAGCAGCAATTTTAGAAGATTTAGGCGGCTCTAGTGAACAGATTCCCGCATTGTATGCTTATTTTCAACTAAATGGTCAATTTTACTTAGTTCAAGAGTGGATTGAAGGTGATACACTCACAGCAAAGGTAAAACAGCAGGGCTTATTCAGTGAAAGCACTGTTCAGGAAATATTAGCCAGTTTATTATCAGTTCTAGAGTACATACACTCCAAGCGGATTGTTCACCGCGATATCAAGCCGGACAATATCATTTTGCGCGATCGCGATCGCCAACCCGTGCTTATTGATTTTGGTGCAGTGCGGGAATCAATGGGAACGGTGCTAAATTCACAAGGTAGTCCCACAAGTTCGATCGTGATTGGTACACCAGGATATATGCCCAGTGAACAAGCAGCAGGTAGACCAGTTTATTCTAGCGATTTGTATAGCTTAGGTGTAACAGCTATTTATTTGCTCACAGGCAGACAACCGCAAGAACTAGAGACAGACTCACGCACAGGGGAAATTATTTGGCACAACTACGCTGTAAATGTTATTCCAAAACTCACAGCAGTAATTGATCGGGCAATACAGTATCATCCTCGCGATCGCTTTGCTAGTGCCGGAGAAATGCTAGATGCATTACAGAGTAACGTAAATTCCATTCCGCCTACACAACCTGCCTTTACTCAACCATCAATGCAACCTCCACCATCTCCTGCAACTGTGAATTTAAATACAGTGCCTACCGTTCAAAGTAATGGTCGAAATAGTATTCTCATGGCAAGTGCGATCGCAAGTGGTTTAATCGGTGCATCTGCGATCATTAGTTTTGGGTTAACTAAATTTTCTCAACCAGTAGCACAGCAAAAGGTTCCATCGACTGTTAAATCGCCAATAGAAACTCCCAACCTTACACCCACACTGACTTCTACACCAGCCTCAACCATCTCTAAACTGCCAGATAGCACTACAACTGCAAACGATTATGCTTGGCTTTCTCAAAGACTGGTAACAGATGCAGATTTAGATGTAAAAGATGGTTTTGAGTTAGATATTATGCGAAATTCGATTTTTGCACGTTACGGTCGGCGTTTTGACACTCCAGGCTTACAAAAATATTTTGATAGCCAGCCTTGGTATCGTCCAATATATTCAGCCAAGAAATTTCCTTCTAATTTATTGTCACAGATAGAAAGGCAGAACGTTGAATATATTTCCAAATATCAAGACCGTTACAATCGTAGATATTTTAAGAAATAAGTGGGTAATGGCTAATTGCTAATGGCAATTAACGCCTGATGTGAATTGAAGCTAAGACAAAAATCATATTAGAGGCTATTTATAAACAAAATAAAGTAGGGTGTGTTACGGCATAAGTGATTAAAGATAGCGAAAATCAATATTTATGCCGTAACGCACCAGTCATCTCGGTGCGTTACGCTTCGCTTTAACGCACCCTACAAACTTAAGATTTACTTTATAAATAGTCTCTTATGGAAATCGACCACAGATGGAATTGGTGATTGGTGATTGGGGAAGAGGTAGTTTTATTTTCCATTACCCATTACCGACTGAGAGTGAATTCACTTAGACGTAATTAAAAATTAGCAATAACTAAACTAGTGACAGGAAAAAATTTGTAAAATATATTACTTCCTTACTTATCCTGATGTAATTTTATGCAAACGCTGCTCAATCACCGCTATCAAGTCATTCAGACTCTGGGCAGTGGTGGATTTGGGGAAACGTTCTTAGCAGAAGATACCCAAATGCCCTCCCGACGCCGCTGTGTCATTAAACAGTTAAAGCCGATTCAGGACAATCCCCAGGTTTATCAGTTGGTACAACAGCGGTTTCAACGAGAAGCAGCAATTTTAGAAGCACTGGGTGATGGCAGCGATCAGATTCCGCGGTTGTATGCCTACTTCTCGGAAAATGGGCAATTTTATTTAGTACAAGAGTATATTCAAGGACAAACTCTTACCGCCAAACTACAACAGCAGGGTTTGATGAGTGAGAGTACAGTCAAAGAAATCCTTACCAACATTTTACCAGTTCTCGATTATGTCCACAGCAAAGGTATTGTTCACCGGGATATCAAGCCAGACAATATCCTGATTCGTTATGCCGATCGCAAACCAATCTTAATTGACTTTGGCGCAGTTAAAGAAACAATCGGAACGGTAGTCACTCCCTCGGGGAATTCCACAAGGTCAATTGTAATTGGTACACCAGGGTTTATGCCCAGCGAACAAACCGTAGGACGCCCAATGTTTGCCAGTGATATATATAGTCTAGGTTTAACAGCGATTTATTTGCTCACAGGTAAGATGCCGCAAGAGTTGGCAACCGATCCGGCGACAGGTACGCTGTTGTGGCGGCAACATGCTTTAAGTGTAACCCCCAGCTTTGCAGCTGTATTAGATAAAGCAATTCAGTTTAGTGCAGGCGATCGCTTTGCTAGTGCCAGAGAAATGCTGCAAGCACTGCATGCTGGTGCTTCCCCACTTCCTCCTACCGTGCCTTACAGCCAACCACTAGCAGCAACTGTACCACCTCCCCAGACATCTCAAAACACAGTAGCCGTCAGTCCGGGTAATACCTATCAACCTCCTGCTAATCAAAGCAGTAGCAGCGGACAAAGGGGAATCCTAATAGGCAGTATTATCGCAGGTGGCTTGATTGGCGCATCTGTAATCATTGGTATTGCCCTCAGCAACAAACCACAACCCTCACAGCCAACAGTTTCATCGACTCAATCAACCACCAACAACCAACCACCAACCACCAACCAACAACCAACACAGCAATCCAACTTTCCTATCATTTCAGCACCTTCCCCACCAACTTTAGAAGAACCACAGGAAACTGCATCACCCGAACCAACGCCAGATAGTGACATTACCGAACCTACTCCCAACCAAACCCCAATTTCTGAAGATACTCAAGCAACAGCCCCACAAATTGATAAACCATCTCCAGAAGAATTTGTGCGAAATTATTACGCAACTATTAATCAAGGAGAGTATCAGGCAGCGTGGAATCAGTTATCTCCCAACTACCAAAATAATAGACGCCTGCACCCCAACGGCTATCTTTCTTACGTTGATTGGTGGGGAGGGCAAGTTCAACAAGTAGAGGTCAAACAAGTAAGTTTATTAGAAACTGGTACAGAAACAGCTACAGTAAAAGCTCAATTGAAATATTTGCTGAAAAATGGAAAAAAAGCCCCTGGTTCCGTAAACTTCTCACTGTTGTGGGATGCAGAAAATAGTAAATGGGTAGTTGCAGATGCTAGATAGATGAGCAGATGGGAGATGCTATTGATTATTCACTAAGCTGTGGATATAACCTATCTCCAGTCGCAGTATCAAACACAAATAACTTACTTAGGTCAACTTCTAACAAAAGGCGATCGCCCGGATGTGGATGTACATCTGCACCCGCCTGCACATTCAGCATTACCCCCGAACCAGGTAAACCCGCACGAATCAAAGTCTCCCTTCCCAAAGGTTCCACCACCTTCACCTCAACCATCAACTCTCCAAATTCTTCTCTTGGCGTCCTTTGGGTTTTATGTGGTTCGTTTATTAAAATATTTTCTGGACGAACACCCAAATCAAACCCTTGCCCTTCCCGCAGGTGCAACTTCTCCTGCATATCCGCTGTAATTGGTATCACCTGCCCATTGACATCAAAACTCCCAGTCGTATACTTCGCTGGTAAAATATTCATCGGCGGACTACCCAAAAAAGTCGCTACCATTCGGTTCGCAGGCTTAGCATAAATAGACTGCGGTTCGCCGATTTGTTGAATTCTTCCCCGGTTCAACACCACAATCTTATCAGCCAAAGTCATCGCCTCTACTTGGTCGTGGGTAACGTAGACTGTGGTAATTCCCAGATTTTGATGTAACTCTTTTAACTCAGCCCGTGTATCATCTCGTAATTGGGCATCTAAATTCGATAAAGGTTCATCGAGTAAAAATACTTGGGGTTGACGGGCGATCGCTCTCCCCAATGCTACCCGTTGTTGCTGTCCGCCAGAAAGTTGCTTGGGTTTGCGTTCTAAAAGGTGTTCCAAAGAAAGCGATCGCGCCACTGTCACCACCCGTTCTTGAACTATCTTTGGGTCAACTTTCCGCATCCGCAACCCAAAAGCAATATTTTCTGCCACACTCATATGGGGATATAGCGCATAATTCTGGAACACCATCGCCACATCCCGCTGTCTGGCGGGGACATTGTTCATCAACTTATCCCCAATATAAAGTTTGCCAGAGGTAGCAGTTTCCAAACCGGCAATAGTTCGCAAAATCGTAGACTTACCACATCCCGAAGGCCCCACCAAAACCCAAAACTCGCCATCAGGTATCTTAAAGGTAATATCCTCTATAGCGGTGACATTGTTGAATTTGCGCTTGATGCTTTCGAGACTAACGCTAGCCATTGTCCGGTTTTAAATTTGAAATTTTGGATTGGTCTGGGAACGAGCGATCGCATTTTATCTTGAAAACTCTCATTCCAGTAATGCCATGAACTCATCCCTTGTAAGTTCAGCATCTCGCAGTATCTTACGTAGCAATCCCCTACCTATAATTTTACCAGCATGAACAGGTATCGTGACCACTCGCCCGTCTTCATGTTGCATCCGCACATGACTACCTTTTTGACGTACCACCTGAAAGCTTGCTTTTTCAAGGGCGTTGCTCGCTGCATCACCTGTTAATGCTGGTAGTTTTGGCATCAAACTACTACCTTTTGAACACCTACAAACTCCGACAGATTTTCATCAGTTTCTTCTTCCAAACAAAGTTCAATCACTTCTTTAATGTTGTTCATCAGCTCATCAATTGTTTCTCCTTGGCTATAACAAGCTTTTAGCTGCGGAACTTCTCCCACGTAATAACCATCTTCATCTCGTTCTATGATGACGTAGAATTCTCGCTTGCTAGTATCTAGCATTACCTAAATCTCTCCAACTACAATCAACTTGGCGAATTCACCGACCAAGCAGGATGAGAAAGTAAAGACGCAATCACTCGCACTCCTCGCAGTTGATTGGAAAGGGGCAAATGACCTCTGGGGGCGCTCAAATCCCAAG harbors:
- a CDS encoding ABC transporter ATP-binding protein; translated protein: MASVSLESIKRKFNNVTAIEDITFKIPDGEFWVLVGPSGCGKSTILRTIAGLETATSGKLYIGDKLMNNVPARQRDVAMVFQNYALYPHMSVAENIAFGLRMRKVDPKIVQERVVTVARSLSLEHLLERKPKQLSGGQQQRVALGRAIARQPQVFLLDEPLSNLDAQLRDDTRAELKELHQNLGITTVYVTHDQVEAMTLADKIVVLNRGRIQQIGEPQSIYAKPANRMVATFLGSPPMNILPAKYTTGSFDVNGQVIPITADMQEKLHLREGQGFDLGVRPENILINEPHKTQRTPREEFGELMVEVKVVEPLGRETLIRAGLPGSGVMLNVQAGADVHPHPGDRLLLEVDLSKLFVFDTATGDRLYPQLSE
- a CDS encoding type II toxin-antitoxin system HicA family toxin, with translation MPKLPALTGDAASNALEKASFQVVRQKGSHVRMQHEDGRVVTIPVHAGKIIGRGLLRKILRDAELTRDEFMALLE
- a CDS encoding type II toxin-antitoxin system HicB family antitoxin, with amino-acid sequence MLDTSKREFYVIIERDEDGYYVGEVPQLKACYSQGETIDELMNNIKEVIELCLEEETDENLSEFVGVQKVVV